A genomic window from Ciona intestinalis chromosome 8, KH, whole genome shotgun sequence includes:
- the LOC100177127 gene encoding chromodomain-helicase-DNA-binding protein 4 isoform X3 — MDFRSIESNKNWQSGYAEEYSDDDIEESVEEKPKKKTKKKDRNKKAKKRKRNEDSDIDLRGLSDGNSDAEVAAALALSLDHTANVGEDKPKKKRKKEKKRRASPDDVSDDAGTSLQATKAETKTEKDLKSSAELIAEWNLQPFEHEHDEQDYSTLTTYRLFSQHIKPMLARVYPRLPISRTLTIVAAMWREFSNSPKFYKNNQSTSAEVEEGVKEGNSRGPAVSVDLVPVAVERKNRSRSSTPKVVAQKKEKKVAPLRIRLPTKKKKKGASSEEDNSPSDNESDLEFEQTLAAASQQTASDSSSSRPSSRKSNQKPKTKKAMVKKKKQPKPKPEDEDGYETDHQDYCEVCKQGGEIILCDGCPRAYHLVCLEPPLDQPPEGSWPCPTCVKNGIKPKVRGAEKDEDYDDLEEEEEAEENMDEHMEFCSRCKDGGDLLICDTCPHSYHLNCLNPPVEKVPEGEWSCPRCTCPMLKGKCQRILAWKWRDAPYTEVADNRPGHEGSMKKLWGYKQREFLIKFHAFSYWDVEWISELQMEIYCPHQWRTYTRRNDMEEPTQLDEDDEWTDKQLIEKYYRYGIQPEWLAIHRILNSRKVPRSSQLQYLVKWKHLAYDKATWEPEDKDIPGMKDEIKKYKEHKNFIEGGKGGKKKKRKDEKKNRPDPSEKYVDQPTFITDLGLSLHEYQLEGLNWLRFSWTQGTDTILADEMGLGKTIQTIVFVKSLVEEGHTRGPFLISVPLSTMINWEREFELWAPNLYVVSYYGDRDSRAVIRDNEFSYDDNAIRSGAKASRLKSGCLVKFHVLLTSYEMCTIDSATLSSVDWVMVCIDEAHRLKNNQSKFFKVLSEYNVAHKLLLTGTPLQNNLEELFHLLNFLVPDKFTDMNGFLDEFAEIAQEDQVKKLHEMLGPHMLRRLKADVLTGLASKSEFIVRVNLSPLQRKFYRYILARNFKGLNSRGGPNNSSLLNIMMDLKKCCNHPYLFNKPAEEAQRSHNGAFEGTELTKTSGKLIVLQKMLRKLKDRGNRVLIFSQMTRMLDILEDFLEYEGYKYERIDGSITGSIRQESIDRFNAPNSDHFAFLLSTRAGGLGINLATADTVFIYDSDWNPHNDIQAFSRAHRIGQTNKVMIYRFVTKNSVEERVAEVAKRKMMLTHLVVRPGMGSSKTASMTKQELDDILKFGTEALFKDEDDAEGNDFIHYDDKAIEALLDRSKEGLEAKENENSRMNEYLSSFKVATYKYSETHVEPEPEREIIKETMEQPDPNYWERLLRHHYEQQQEEIASTLGKGKRIRKQVNYYHAENATAAEVERGQGGWEDNGSDYSGISEGGEEEDEEFDNNENKRRGRREKDRPLPPMLARVAGNIEVLGFSGRQRRTYLNFVMRYGMPPTENFQSRWLVRELRVKSEKEFRAYTSLFMRHLCEPGSENSETYSDGVPREGVSRQHVLTRIGVMALIQKKVKEYKIINGDWSLPQLSPMWKNRGLNAAALAVTSNIASRSNTPTSSSAKSAESSGAPSPIPLVAKTTTIVDEQKEVPVEAKSEGTAQGEKVTEETEKVEKMEVEETKDAAPETTSEVKTEASSSADKPATEQIPVKDDPSSSSKVEETPLPMTGPQKFMFNIADGGFTELHTLWQTEEQAAIQSGRLNEIWHRKHDYWLIAGIAIHGYARWSDIQNDVRFAIVNEPFRAMHEKGNFLEMQNKFLARRYKLLEQALVIEEQLRRASYLGLVQDTKHPAMSLNARFAEVECLAESHQHLSKESLAGNKPANAVLHKVLNQLEELLADMKADVGRLPATLSRIPSVASRLRMSERGILSRLTQQNGDHQVPNTNYPPYHKMLSGPFCSDSVVEKPHFKQNH, encoded by the exons ATGGATTTCCGTAGCATTGAATCGAATAAAAATTGGCAGTCTGGATATGCCGAAGAATATTCAG ATGATGATATTGAAGAATCAGTAGAAGAaaaaccaaagaaaaaaacgaagaagAAAGATCGCAATAAAAAGGCAAAGAAACGCAAGAGAAATGAA GACAGTGACATTGACTTGCGTGGATTGTCCGATGGTAACAGTGATGCAGAAGTTGCCGCAGCGTTGGCTCTTTCACTTGATCATACTGCAAATGTTGGGGAGGACAAACCTAaaaagaagaggaagaaggaGAAGAAAAGAAGAGCGAGTCCGGATGATGTGTCAGATGATGCTGGGACTTCACTACAAGCAACAAAAGCGGAAACAAAAACTGAAAAG GATTTAAAATCTTCTGCTGAACTAATTGCTGAATGGAATCTTCAGCCATTTGAACACGAACATGATGAACAAGATTATTCA ACATTGACCACTTATCGGCTGTTCAGTCAGCACATTAAGCCAATGTTAGCACGAGTTTATCCTCGCTTGCCAATATCTCGAACCCTTACTATCGTAGCAGCGATGTGGAGAGAGTTTTCCAATTCAcccaaattttacaaaaacaatcaaagcACATCTGCAGAAGTGGAGGAAGGGGTTAAGGAGGGGAATTCCCGGGGCCCAGCTGTTTCTGTAGACCTTGTACCTGTTGCGGTGGAACGCAAAAATAGAA GCAGAAGTAGCACGCCAAAGGTTGTTGCTCAAAAGAAAGAGAAGAAAGTAGCTCCTCTGCGGATCCGTCTTCCCactaaaaagaagaaaaaaggaGCATCG AGTGAAGAGGACAACTCACCATCTGATAATGAATCAGATCTTGAGTTTGAGCAGACTCTTGCAGCTGCATCACAGCAGACAGCGAGTGACAGCTCATCTAGTCGTCCTTCCTCAAGGAAGAGCAACCAGAaaccaaaaactaaaaaagcaaTGGTTAAGAAGAAGAAACAACCAAAACCAAAAC CTGAGGATGAAGATGGATATGAAACTGATCATCAGGATTATTGTGAGGTTTGCAAACAAGGAGGAGAGATTATCCTCTGTGACGGATGTCCTCGTGCGTATCATCTTGTATGTTTGGAACCTCCTCTTGATCAACCTCCTGAAGGAAGCTGGCCATGCCCTACttgt GTGAAGAATGGGATTAAACCAAAGGTACGTGGCGCTGAAAAAGATGAAGATTATGATGATCTTGAAGAGGAGGAGGAGGCTGAGGAAAATATGGATGAACATATGGAGTTTTGCTCTCGATGCAAGGATGGAGGGGACTTGTTGATCTGTGATACTTGTCCTCATTCTTACCATCTTAACTGCCTCAACCCACCTGTGGAGAAAGTTCCAGAAGGAGAATGGTCGTGCCCACGTTGCACT TGTCCGATGCTAAAAGGAAAATGTCAGCGAATATTAGCATGGAAGTGGCGTGACGCTCCGTACACAGAAGTAGCTGATAACCGACCTGGACATGAGGGCTCCATGAAAAAGTTATGGGGTTATAAACAACGGGAGTTTCTGATCAAGTTTCACGCTTTTTCGTACTGGGATGTGGAATGGATAAGTGAACTGCAGATGGAGATATATTGCCCACATCAG tGGAGGACATATACTCGTCGTAACGATATGGAAGAACCAACACAACTAGATGAGGATGATGAATGGACAGACAAGCAgcttattgaaaaatattatcgTTATGGAATCCAGCCAGAGTGGCTTGCTATACACAGAATACTGAATAGCAG AAAAGTTCCACGGTCTTCACAACTGCAGTACCTTGTTAAATGGAAGCATCTAGCTTATGATAAAGCAACATGGGAACCAGAAGACAAGGACATCCCTGGGATGAAAGATGAGATCAAGAAATACAAAGAGCacaa aaacTTTATTGAAGGTGGAAAAGGaggaaagaagaaaaagagaaaagatGAGAAAAAGAACCGTCCTGAT CCTTCTGAGAAATATGTAGACCAACCAACCTTCATTACGGATCTTGGATTATCTCTGCATGAATATCAACTTGAAGGTTTAAATTGGCTTCGTTTCTCATGGACTCAG ggAACAGACACAATTTTAGCTGATGAGATGGGTTTGGGGAAAACTATTCAAACGATTGTGTTTGTCAAGTCATTAGTTGAAGAG GGTCACACACGAGGTCCATTTTTAATCTCAGTTCCATTATCCACCATGATAAATTGGGAGAGGGAATTTGAGTTGTGGGCTCCGAACTTGTATGTTGTGTCATATTATGGTGATCGTGATTCAAGGGCTGTGATAAGAGACAATGAATTTTCTTATGATGATAATGCTATTCGATCTGGTGCTAAAGCTTCAAGATTAAAA TCTGGATGTTTAGTGAAGTTTCATGTCCTACTCACATCATATGAGATGTGCACGATAGACTCTGCTACTCTATCCTCTGTAGATTGGGTCATGGTGTGCATTGATGAGGCTCACAGGCTCAAAAATAATCAGTCAAAGTTTttcaa GGTCTTGTCAGAATACAACGTGGCACATAAACTCCTACTGACTGGCACACCATTGCAGAATAATCTAGAAGAACTTTTTCACCTGCTTAACTTTTTAGTTCCTGATAAATTCAC TGATATGAACGGATTCTTGGATGAATTTGCGGAGATTGCTCAGGAAGATCAAGTGAAGAAACTCCATGAGATGCTTGGTCCTCACATGCTTAGGAGGTTGAAAGCAGATGTGCTAACT ggTCTTGCGTCGAAAAGTGAATTCATTGTGAGAGTGAATCTCTCTCCTCTGCAGAGGAAGTTTTATCGCTACATCCTCGCGAGGAACTTTAAAGGATTAAACTCAAGAGGAGGACCAAACAACTCCTCTCTTCTCAACATCATGATGGATCTGAAGAAATGTTGTAATCATCCTTACCTCTTCAATAAACCTGCAGAG GAAGCGCAGAGAAGCCACAACGGTGCATTTGAAGGAACAGAGTTGACTAAGACAAGTGGAAAGCTCATCGTTTTGCAGAAAATGCTTCGGAAACTGAAGGATAGAGGAAACAGGGTTCTCATATTTTCACAA ATGACAAGAATGTTGGATATATTGGAAGACTTTCTGGAGTACGAGGGCTACAAATATGAAAGAATTGACGGCTCAATCACTGGATCTATTAGACAAGAATCTATAGATAGGTTTAATG cTCCTAACTCTGACCACTTTGCATTTCTGTTATCTACTCGTGCTGGTGGTCTTGGTATCAACCTTGCCACAGCAGACACTGTGTTCATATATGACAGTGATTGGAATCCACATAATGATATACAAGCCTTCAGTCGAGCTCATCGTATCGGACAAACCAACAAAGTCATGATTTATCGCTTCGTTACAAAGAACTCCGTCGAGGAGAGAGTCGCAGAG GTAGCCAAGCGTAAAATGATGCTGACTCATCTCGTTGTACGACCTGGAATGGGTTCCTCTAAAACTGCCAGCATGACTAAGCAAGAATTAGacgatattttaaaatttggaacTGAAGCTTTATTTAAAGATGAAGATG ATGCAGAAGGAAATGATTTCATTCATTACGATGATAAAGCTATTGAAGCATTGCTTGATAGAAGCAAGGAAGGATTGGAAGCAAAGGAAAATGAGAATAgtcgaatgaatgaatatctCAGCTCATTTAAAGTAGCCACATATAAATACAGTGAAACGCATGTTGAG CCGGAGCCAGAACGAGAGATAATTAAAGAGACGATGGAACAACCAGATCCGAATTATTGGGAGCGATTGTTACGACATCATTACGAACAACAACAGGAGGAGATTGCTTCTACATTAGGAAAGGGAAAGAGAATTCGAAAACAAGTTAACTACTACCATGCAGAGAATGCAACTGCTGCTGAGGTGGAAAGag GCCAAGGAGGTTGGGAAGATAATGGGAGTGATTACTCCGGGATCAGTGAAGGAGGAGAGGAAGAAGATGAGGAGTTTGATAACAATGAAA ataagCGACGTGGCAGACGTGAAAAAGATCGGCCGTTACCTCCCATGCTTGCTCGTGTTGCTGGGAATATTGAG GTTTTGGGATTCTCTGGTCGTCAGCGTCGTACGTATCTAAACTTTGTGATGAGATATGGGATGCCTCCGACTGAAAACTTCCAAAGCAGATGGCTTGTTCGTGAGCTGCGTGTCAAGTCAGAAAAGGAGTTcag AGCATATACTTCACTTTTCATGCGCCATCTTTGCGAACCTGGTTCTGAAAACTCTGAAACTTATTCTGATGGAGTACCGCGTGAGGGGGTTTCCCGTCAGCATGTACTGACACGAATAGGAGTTATGGCTCTGATTCagaaaaag GTAAAAGAATACAAGATAATAAATGGAGACTGGAGTTTACCCCAACTAAGTCCAATGTGGAAAAATCGTGGTTTAAATGCGGCAGCTCTCGCTGTTACATCAAATATTGCATCGCGCTCAAATACGCCAACGTCATCCTCTGCAAAATCTGCTGAGTCATCGGGTGCTCCTTCTCCAATTCCCTTGGTTGCCAAGACAACAACCATAGTTGACGAGCAGAAAGAAGTGCCAG TTGAGGCTAAATCTGAGGGAACCGCACAAGGGGAGAAAGTTACAGAAGAAACCGAAAAAGTGGAGAAAATGGAAGTGGAAGAAACGAAAG atGCTGCACCAGAAACAACAAGTGAAGTCAAAACTGAAGCCAGTTCTTCTGCAGATAAACCAG cCACAGAGCAAATCCCTGTAAAGGATGATCCCAGTTCATCATCTAAGGTGGAAGAAACTCCTCTTCCAATGACAGGACCTCAAAAGTTTATGTTCAACATTGCTGACGGAG GTTTCACAGAACTCCACACATTGTGGCAAACAGAGGAGCAAGCTGCTATACAATCAGGAAGACTAAACGAGATATGGCATCGTAAACATGATTACTGGCTTATTGCTGGTATAGCCAT CCATGGTTACGCACGTTGGTCAGATATTCAGAACGATGTTCGATTTGCAATTGTCAATGAACCATTCAGAGCGATGCACGAAAAAGGAAATTTCTTAGAAATGCAAAACAAGTTTCTTGCCAGAAGATACAAG CTGTTAGAACAAGCACTGGTGATAGAAGAACAATTACGTAGAGCGTCGTATTTAGGATTGGTACAAGACACAAAGCATCCTGCAATGTCGCTCAATGCAAG GTTTGCTGAAGTTGAATGTTTAGCTGAGAGTCATCAACATTTATCCAAAGAATCATTAGCTGGAAACAAACCTGCAAACGCTGTTCTGCACAAAG TGTTGAACCAACTAGAAGAATTGCTTGCTGACATGAAAGCTGACGTTGGTCGACTACCTGCAACTTTATCACGAATACCTTCTGTTGCTTCAAGACTACGAATGTCTGAACGTGGTATCTTGAGTAGACTTACTCAACAAAATGGAGATCATCAG GTTCCCAATACCAACTACCCACCCTACCACAAAATGCTAAGTGGTCCATTCTGTTCAG ACAGCGTCGTCGAAAAGCCACACTTCAAGCAAAATCATTGA